From a region of the Dehalococcoidia bacterium genome:
- a CDS encoding biotin/lipoyl-containing protein has protein sequence MISEVVMPQMGADMKEGTVLRWLKREGDQVERGEIIAEIETDKANIEIEAFDSGVFRKILVPEGETVEVGTVIAVIAAPGDDISRYETGERLTSAAPAAQAAESARPAQP, from the coding sequence ATGATCAGCGAAGTCGTCATGCCCCAGATGGGCGCCGACATGAAGGAGGGCACTGTCCTCCGCTGGCTCAAAAGGGAGGGTGATCAGGTCGAGCGTGGCGAAATCATCGCCGAGATCGAGACGGACAAGGCGAACATCGAGATCGAGGCTTTCGACTCGGGCGTGTTCCGCAAAATCCTGGTGCCGGAGGGCGAGACGGTAGAGGTGGGCACGGTCATCGCCGTCATCGCGGCGCCAGGCGACGACATCTCCCGCTACGAGACCGGCGAAAGGCTCACCAGCGCCGCCCCGGCGGCCCAGGCCGCCGAATCGGCCCGGCCGGCCCAGCC